A genomic stretch from Candidatus Nitrososphaera gargensis Ga9.2 includes:
- a CDS encoding UbiD family decarboxylase yields the protein MKGNNGDFRSFLSLLQSEGELVRVKQDVSAEFELAAVTAKLDGKQAVLFEKVRGSKIAVACNVVGTPRRFYLAIAGDSRKVDQAAAADIKKAIHARITEALGSLSPPSKVQGGVPFEKNSSRNLHDLPIVTHFEKDAGPFITSSVVFAKDQEKGNQNQSTHRLLRLDDRHMAIRMVEGRHLHKCFTYARDHGEDLKVAIAIGVHPAVNIAAAYQAAYGVDEMLIANSLLGGRLVLAKTGYSQLYVPSHAEIVLEGRILKDRTHEEWMVEMLRTYDFKRKQPVFELERIRFCDNAIYHDILPGYAEHRLLMGLPVEAKMFDYVKNVVPTTQAVHLTDGGSNWLAAVIQIKKRLEGEPKNALMAAFSAHPSLKMATVVDDDIDPTDPVAVEYAIATRCQADRDLLIMPNTKGSSLDPSSDQANLLTTKVGIDATASLLKSKERFEIAKIPGEEKIKLADYL from the coding sequence ATGAAGGGCAATAACGGTGATTTTCGGAGCTTCCTGTCGCTCCTTCAGAGCGAGGGCGAGCTCGTGCGGGTCAAGCAGGATGTCAGCGCAGAATTTGAGCTGGCGGCAGTCACAGCAAAGCTGGACGGCAAGCAGGCCGTGCTCTTTGAGAAGGTGCGCGGGAGCAAGATTGCAGTCGCGTGCAACGTCGTCGGCACGCCAAGGAGATTCTACCTTGCAATAGCAGGCGACTCGCGCAAAGTGGATCAGGCTGCAGCTGCCGACATCAAGAAGGCGATTCACGCCCGTATCACCGAAGCTCTTGGCAGCCTGTCGCCTCCATCAAAGGTTCAGGGCGGCGTGCCGTTTGAAAAAAATTCTTCAAGGAACCTTCACGACCTCCCGATAGTCACGCACTTCGAAAAGGACGCCGGCCCCTTCATCACCTCCTCGGTGGTCTTTGCAAAGGATCAGGAGAAGGGCAACCAGAACCAGTCGACCCACCGGTTGTTGCGGCTGGACGATCGGCACATGGCGATCAGGATGGTTGAGGGCAGGCACCTTCACAAGTGTTTCACTTACGCCCGCGACCACGGCGAGGACCTGAAAGTTGCAATAGCCATAGGAGTACACCCGGCAGTCAACATCGCTGCAGCGTACCAGGCGGCGTACGGAGTTGACGAGATGCTGATAGCCAATTCTTTGCTTGGAGGCAGGCTGGTACTTGCCAAGACCGGCTATTCGCAACTATACGTGCCAAGCCATGCCGAGATAGTGCTTGAGGGGAGGATCCTCAAGGACAGGACTCATGAGGAGTGGATGGTTGAAATGCTGCGCACCTATGACTTTAAGCGCAAGCAGCCAGTGTTTGAGCTAGAAAGGATAAGATTCTGCGATAACGCCATTTACCACGACATACTGCCCGGCTATGCAGAGCACCGGTTGCTCATGGGCCTGCCTGTCGAGGCCAAGATGTTTGACTATGTAAAGAACGTCGTGCCGACCACTCAGGCTGTGCACCTGACAGACGGTGGCAGCAACTGGCTCGCCGCAGTGATACAGATCAAAAAGCGGCTGGAGGGCGAGCCCAAGAACGCGCTGATGGCCGCGTTTTCTGCCCACCCATCCCTCAAGATGGCAACCGTTGTGGACGATGACATTGACCCGACAGATCCTGTTGCAGTTGAGTACGCGATTGCAACCCGCTGCCAGGCCGACAGGGACTTGCTCATAATGCCAAACACAAAAGGATCGAGCCTCGACCCATCAAGCGATCAGGCGAACCTGCTTACGACAAAAGTCGGCATCGATGCGACCGCGTCGCTGCTCAAGTCAAAGGAAAGATTCGAGATCGCAAAAATTCCCGGCGAGGAAAAAATAAAGCTTGCCGACTACCTTTAG
- a CDS encoding CPBP family glutamic-type intramembrane protease: MAGGRFADEKADMHPRSWLSRYRRTSIGYLTKMLLFYHGIGIGLLLVGSAIIEQALPDHEEPSIPRSLSGVLAAGPLEETTFFGIPFYIFGNAYSVLVTGAVWVAMHLLNTDTLSVNSLAFGNLLFVLPSLFFSLRTWVSGKGWFSVVTHSAWNGIFFAAGCSAGEFTCTAIDSDANTTVISIGLSAALIGATYVLYKRKEGKERQRLAV; encoded by the coding sequence TTGGCAGGAGGGAGATTCGCTGATGAAAAGGCTGACATGCACCCTAGGTCGTGGCTGTCAAGGTACAGGCGCACCTCGATCGGCTACCTCACAAAGATGCTGCTATTTTACCATGGAATAGGGATCGGACTGCTGCTTGTAGGCTCTGCAATAATAGAGCAAGCGCTGCCTGATCATGAAGAGCCAAGCATCCCACGGTCGCTCTCTGGCGTGCTTGCCGCAGGGCCGCTTGAAGAGACAACATTTTTCGGGATCCCATTCTACATCTTTGGCAATGCTTACTCGGTCCTTGTCACTGGGGCGGTGTGGGTCGCGATGCATCTGCTCAACACTGACACGCTTTCCGTCAACAGCCTTGCATTTGGCAACCTGCTCTTTGTGCTACCGTCACTCTTTTTCAGCCTGCGGACGTGGGTCAGCGGCAAGGGCTGGTTTTCAGTAGTAACACACTCGGCTTGGAACGGCATTTTCTTCGCCGCCGGGTGTTCTGCAGGCGAATTCACGTGCACGGCAATTGACAGTGACGCAAACACTACTGTGATAAGTATTGGTCTGTCTGCAGCCTTGATTGGTGCGACCTATGTTCTCTACAAAAGAAAGGAGGGCAAGGAGCGGCAGCGTCTGGCTGTGTAA
- a CDS encoding CopD family protein codes for MALAESLVTWVHLICSSIWVGGSIFIGVVLVPVLKSNTKTLEELVALMVKVGRRFNKITVPAFGILIATGIYNSRGFIGDPSALLNTTYGTLLLIKISLVIATVVTYIVHVRLLNADMERKIMSGQGGNIYVQSVRTKIIILGEIIVVLSIAILLLAAMLDGGI; via the coding sequence ATGGCTCTTGCCGAAAGCCTTGTCACGTGGGTGCACCTCATATGCTCCTCGATATGGGTAGGGGGCTCGATCTTTATCGGAGTTGTCCTAGTTCCGGTACTCAAGTCGAACACAAAAACGCTTGAAGAGCTGGTGGCGCTGATGGTCAAGGTGGGCCGGCGCTTCAACAAGATAACGGTGCCGGCGTTTGGCATCCTGATAGCAACCGGCATCTACAACTCGCGCGGGTTTATCGGCGACCCCAGCGCGCTGCTCAACACGACCTACGGCACGCTTCTGCTCATAAAGATCAGCTTGGTAATCGCCACGGTGGTGACGTACATAGTGCACGTCAGGCTGCTGAACGCAGACATGGAGCGCAAGATAATGTCAGGGCAAGGAGGCAACATCTACGTCCAGTCGGTAAGGACAAAGATAATCATCCTCGGCGAAATAATCGTCGTTCTGTCGATAGCCATCTTGCTGCTGGCAGCCATGCTTGACGGCGGCATCTAG
- the gatD gene encoding Glu-tRNA(Gln) amidotransferase subunit GatD → MEVGDNVKVATNDGEMSGVLMPRYESASEDYIVIKLKSGYNTGIQVGRIKSITKLQKSEPAATTARAPETTEDKGLPRIALISTGGTIASKIDYRTGGVHAALSASELYASVPELANHASIDPEVLLSEYSENLRPDHWTMIADKVAEKVRSGRYRGVVVSHGTDTMHYTAAALSFALQDLPIPVVLVGAQRSSDRPSSDAALNLLGATVFAAKSEYAGVFVAMHASTSDDAIACHIGTRVRKNHTSRRDAFESIDVTPVALVRNNTIEMQKSEIKLAKRSEGSGSLATVKTKFDGKVALLKYHPGFDPSLIEHAAKAGYRAIILEGTGLGHVSKECFPALRKVVDSGMMVCMTSQCIWGRIRMTVYDTGRDLLDIGVVPLSDMISETATVKAMWALANSKDPKKTMQENLANEISSSIPI, encoded by the coding sequence GTGGAGGTTGGCGATAATGTTAAGGTCGCTACCAACGATGGTGAGATGTCCGGAGTCCTGATGCCACGCTATGAGTCTGCCAGTGAAGATTACATTGTAATCAAACTAAAGAGCGGCTACAACACCGGCATCCAAGTCGGCAGGATAAAGTCGATAACAAAGTTGCAAAAAAGCGAGCCGGCGGCCACAACCGCTAGGGCTCCAGAAACCACTGAGGACAAGGGCCTGCCAAGGATCGCGCTGATAAGCACCGGCGGCACGATTGCAAGCAAGATAGACTACAGGACAGGAGGCGTACACGCGGCCCTTTCCGCCTCTGAACTATATGCGTCAGTGCCCGAGCTTGCAAATCATGCCTCGATAGACCCCGAAGTGCTGCTGAGCGAATACAGCGAGAACCTAAGGCCGGATCACTGGACAATGATAGCAGACAAGGTGGCTGAAAAAGTAAGGAGCGGCAGATATCGCGGCGTTGTAGTGTCGCATGGCACGGACACAATGCACTACACAGCGGCCGCGCTCTCTTTTGCCCTTCAGGACCTACCGATCCCGGTGGTGCTGGTTGGCGCGCAGAGGTCTTCTGACAGGCCCTCCTCTGACGCTGCGCTGAACCTGCTTGGAGCTACAGTATTTGCTGCAAAATCAGAGTACGCTGGCGTGTTTGTGGCGATGCACGCCAGCACGTCAGACGATGCGATAGCCTGCCATATCGGGACAAGGGTGAGAAAGAACCATACGAGCAGGCGCGACGCCTTTGAATCGATAGATGTGACGCCGGTCGCGCTTGTCAGGAACAATACTATAGAGATGCAGAAGAGCGAGATCAAGCTGGCAAAGAGATCCGAAGGCAGCGGCAGCCTTGCAACAGTAAAGACTAAGTTTGACGGCAAGGTCGCGCTGCTAAAGTACCACCCCGGCTTTGACCCAAGCCTGATCGAGCATGCGGCCAAGGCCGGCTACAGGGCAATAATTCTGGAAGGCACAGGGCTTGGGCACGTGAGCAAGGAATGCTTTCCCGCTCTCAGGAAGGTGGTTGATTCAGGAATGATGGTCTGCATGACATCGCAGTGCATATGGGGCAGGATAAGGATGACTGTCTATGACACCGGCAGGGACCTGCTTGACATAGGTGTGGTGCCGCTGTCAGACATGATATCCGAGACTGCCACGGTAAAGGCAATGTGGGCGCTTGCAAATAGCAAGGACCCAAAAAAGACGATGCAGGAAAACCTTGCGAACGAGATCTCTTCAAGCATCCCAATATAG
- a CDS encoding type 1 periplasmic-binding domain-containing protein, with the protein MSSEYRFTDGNLIVLYAVHKGRSADGGLPDYIQERVKLGLETYSMVMRSRPDKHKTMVMIVGEQEPAEKVKEALVQGGVKPDIIAIDTDSQNMAQTIDRIAGMIKSKPNPPFVYFVGSVWLHDIFDSTVVSKLKGYRIQFYGALDHRPVDEVEKEKALDVPKKGIEYYKQKAKNKAVDVLLNIIFPD; encoded by the coding sequence ATGTCGTCTGAGTACCGCTTTACCGATGGCAACCTGATTGTCCTCTACGCGGTGCACAAGGGCAGGTCTGCTGACGGCGGGCTTCCAGACTATATTCAAGAGCGCGTCAAGCTCGGGCTTGAAACGTACAGCATGGTCATGAGGTCGAGGCCGGACAAGCACAAGACAATGGTCATGATCGTGGGCGAGCAGGAGCCGGCTGAAAAAGTGAAAGAGGCACTAGTGCAAGGAGGCGTCAAGCCGGACATTATTGCGATCGACACTGACTCGCAGAACATGGCCCAGACCATCGACAGGATAGCGGGCATGATAAAGAGCAAGCCCAATCCGCCCTTCGTCTACTTTGTCGGCTCGGTGTGGCTCCACGACATATTCGATTCCACCGTCGTGTCAAAGCTCAAGGGCTACAGAATACAGTTCTACGGCGCGCTGGATCACCGGCCGGTGGACGAGGTGGAGAAGGAAAAAGCTCTCGACGTCCCCAAGAAGGGAATAGAGTACTACAAGCAGAAGGCCAAGAACAAGGCAGTCGACGTGCTGCTCAACATCATCTTTCCTGATTAG
- a CDS encoding nicotinamide-nucleotide adenylyltransferase, whose translation MSTTGLFVGRFQPFHKGHLATVKFALGKVDLLVIVVGSAQKSHEPRNPFTAGERIRMVKESLDSEKEVDADRILIIPVPDVDVHSLWTRHVDMLVPKYDVVFANDPFTLMLFRERGIKTIEAPLVDRSEMRATEIRNRMITGSKWEGLVPAPVARIIKEINGVERVKAIAERSHH comes from the coding sequence TTGTCGACCACAGGGCTCTTCGTCGGCCGGTTCCAGCCCTTCCACAAGGGGCACCTTGCGACTGTCAAGTTCGCCCTTGGCAAGGTGGATCTATTGGTAATTGTGGTCGGCAGCGCTCAAAAGAGCCACGAGCCCAGAAACCCGTTCACAGCCGGCGAGCGCATCAGGATGGTAAAGGAGTCGCTAGACTCTGAAAAAGAAGTTGATGCTGACAGGATACTGATAATACCGGTCCCTGATGTCGACGTGCATTCGCTTTGGACCCGGCATGTGGACATGTTGGTCCCGAAATATGATGTTGTGTTTGCCAACGACCCTTTCACCCTCATGCTGTTCCGGGAGAGAGGCATCAAGACCATCGAAGCGCCGCTCGTCGACAGGAGCGAGATGCGGGCTACCGAGATCCGGAACAGGATGATCACGGGCAGCAAGTGGGAGGGTCTTGTGCCCGCCCCGGTAGCAAGAATAATCAAAGAGATCAACGGCGTCGAAAGGGTTAAGGCAATCGCCGAAAGGAGCCACCATTGA
- the gatE gene encoding Glu-tRNA(Gln) amidotransferase subunit GatE, with the protein MTTIDPASLDLKVGFEIHQQLATKSKLFCNCSCEEAQKYDHSFVRKLRPTQSELGAYDPAAMFEFSKMRTVEYHAALGSSCLVEADEEPPHDVSREALEIALIFSLALHSKVMDEVHVMRKLVIDGSNTTGFQRTMLVASGGYLDVAGKRVSVQSICLEEDAAKLIGDDKGVRKFGLDRLGVPLVEIALEPVTGKPDEIMQVALTLGRLLRASKRVARGLGSIRQDVNVSVQNGAVVEVKGVQQLDQLVKVIEHEMQRQHGLIVIAEKLKERKVDVSKVGDRIEDVTDILGKAQSKIVKKILDGGGLFRAIRVPEFAGMIGYEPYQDIRIGKELGKLVRFYDLDGVFHSDELPNYGITEQEVAAVRSRLQAGSSDAFVIVGGPKDKVGFASDAIIRRLQAAVDGVPAETRAATPDGKTVFLRPRPGAARMYPETDIPTIPITDSMLKALEEKVPRSWDEIVDGLAKKYSLNKKLASQIFDSDYLGVFEEIAGTTKVQPTFVASKLTEDITSLQRQGLDPSVLTDDIIKDVFARLDAGAIAKESVNIIFEKLMKKEVKNIDEAIKIAGVASISDDELSRGLDRIISDNMAVVKEKGMNAQSALMGRAMAEYRGKADGQKINAMVRDKLQKLVK; encoded by the coding sequence GTGACAACAATCGACCCCGCATCTCTTGACCTCAAGGTCGGCTTTGAGATACACCAGCAGCTGGCAACAAAGAGCAAGCTCTTTTGCAACTGCAGCTGCGAAGAGGCACAGAAATATGATCATTCGTTTGTTCGGAAACTGCGCCCGACCCAGAGTGAGCTTGGAGCATATGACCCGGCGGCGATGTTTGAATTTAGCAAGATGCGCACCGTTGAGTATCATGCGGCCCTTGGATCAAGCTGCCTGGTAGAAGCTGACGAGGAGCCGCCACACGACGTAAGCAGGGAGGCGCTCGAGATCGCACTCATATTTTCGCTGGCGCTCCACTCCAAGGTGATGGACGAAGTGCATGTTATGCGCAAGCTTGTAATCGACGGCTCGAACACCACCGGATTCCAGCGCACGATGCTGGTCGCGTCTGGCGGCTACCTTGACGTTGCAGGCAAGAGGGTGAGTGTGCAGAGCATCTGCCTTGAAGAGGACGCCGCCAAGCTGATAGGCGACGACAAGGGGGTTCGCAAGTTTGGCCTCGACAGGCTGGGCGTGCCGCTTGTGGAGATTGCGTTAGAGCCGGTGACAGGCAAGCCTGACGAGATAATGCAGGTTGCCCTCACTCTGGGCAGACTTCTCCGCGCGAGCAAGCGGGTTGCCCGCGGGCTTGGCAGCATCAGGCAGGATGTGAACGTCTCGGTGCAGAACGGCGCCGTAGTAGAGGTCAAGGGCGTCCAGCAGCTGGACCAACTGGTCAAGGTAATCGAGCACGAGATGCAGAGGCAGCACGGCCTGATAGTAATTGCCGAGAAATTGAAGGAGAGAAAAGTCGATGTAAGCAAGGTAGGCGACAGGATCGAAGATGTCACGGACATTCTGGGCAAGGCCCAGTCAAAGATCGTGAAAAAGATCCTAGACGGCGGAGGGCTGTTCAGGGCGATAAGGGTGCCGGAGTTTGCAGGTATGATCGGCTACGAGCCGTACCAGGACATCAGGATAGGGAAGGAGCTTGGCAAGCTTGTCAGGTTCTACGATCTGGACGGCGTGTTCCACTCTGACGAGCTTCCAAACTATGGGATAACAGAGCAAGAAGTCGCGGCAGTCAGGTCAAGGCTGCAGGCAGGCAGCAGCGACGCCTTCGTCATAGTTGGCGGCCCAAAGGACAAGGTAGGGTTTGCCTCAGATGCGATAATCCGCCGGCTCCAGGCTGCAGTTGACGGCGTGCCTGCAGAAACGCGGGCGGCCACCCCTGACGGCAAGACGGTGTTTTTGAGGCCGAGGCCGGGCGCTGCCAGGATGTACCCTGAGACGGACATCCCGACTATCCCCATCACGGACTCGATGCTGAAGGCACTTGAAGAAAAGGTCCCTAGGTCGTGGGATGAGATAGTGGACGGCCTTGCCAAGAAATACAGCCTTAACAAAAAGCTGGCAAGCCAGATCTTTGACTCTGACTACCTTGGTGTGTTTGAAGAAATTGCCGGCACAACAAAGGTGCAGCCAACGTTTGTCGCGTCGAAATTGACCGAAGACATAACCAGCCTGCAAAGGCAGGGACTTGACCCATCAGTGCTGACAGACGACATCATCAAGGACGTATTTGCCAGGCTTGACGCCGGCGCAATAGCCAAAGAATCCGTCAACATCATTTTTGAAAAGCTGATGAAAAAGGAGGTCAAGAATATCGACGAGGCGATCAAGATAGCAGGCGTTGCTTCAATAAGCGACGATGAGCTGAGCAGGGGGCTTGACAGGATAATAAGCGACAACATGGCAGTAGTAAAGGAAAAAGGCATGAACGCACAGAGCGCTCTTATGGGGAGAGCCATGGCAGAGTACAGGGGCAAGGCCGACGGCCAAAAGATAAACGCAATGGTAAGGGACAAGTTGCAAAAGCTGGTCAAATAA
- a CDS encoding DUF2024 family protein — MECAVYDTYVTKKDGKIMHFDVVVQDGTPHEKAIEYGKKYLESVGQGGQKITQEECQFCHIQEAPPFVEKAIRQNGYWIQKMEGCPN; from the coding sequence ATGGAATGCGCTGTCTATGACACATATGTTACAAAGAAAGACGGCAAGATAATGCACTTTGATGTTGTGGTTCAAGATGGCACGCCGCATGAAAAGGCCATAGAGTACGGTAAAAAATATCTGGAAAGTGTGGGGCAAGGCGGACAGAAAATAACTCAAGAAGAATGCCAGTTCTGCCACATACAAGAAGCGCCTCCTTTTGTAGAGAAGGCAATCAGGCAGAACGGCTACTGGATACAAAAGATGGAAGGCTGCCCCAATTAG
- a CDS encoding MarC family protein: MADPFAISSTFFEDLIISTVALFVVIDPIGIVPVFMALIQKMERAERASVTKTAIITAAGLLFAFAVAGTQLLSIFGITLSSFMVAGGILLFIVAIELLTHGEWRFGGTSAQGESGVVPLAFPLLAGPGAITAVIISFQTAGLAVTAISILIVIGITYVILKYVGKIYRVLGRRGSIIITRVFAVLIAAIAVQYVVDGVRELFI, from the coding sequence GTGGCGGACCCTTTTGCGATTTCTAGCACTTTCTTTGAAGACCTTATCATTTCTACAGTCGCACTCTTTGTAGTCATTGACCCGATAGGAATCGTGCCGGTGTTCATGGCGCTCATACAAAAGATGGAAAGGGCCGAAAGGGCATCCGTTACCAAGACCGCAATAATCACCGCAGCTGGCCTGCTCTTTGCGTTCGCGGTGGCCGGCACGCAGCTCCTGTCGATCTTTGGCATCACCCTCTCTAGCTTCATGGTGGCCGGAGGAATACTGCTCTTCATAGTGGCTATAGAGCTTTTGACGCACGGCGAGTGGAGATTCGGCGGCACCAGCGCTCAGGGCGAATCGGGCGTAGTGCCGCTTGCGTTCCCGCTGCTCGCCGGCCCCGGCGCGATAACGGCGGTGATAATCTCGTTCCAGACCGCCGGGCTGGCGGTGACGGCGATATCGATCCTGATAGTGATAGGCATAACCTATGTCATCCTAAAGTACGTCGGCAAGATTTATAGGGTGCTTGGAAGGCGCGGTTCGATCATCATCACAAGGGTGTTTGCGGTTCTCATTGCGGCTATCGCGGTCCAGTACGTGGTGGATGGCGTCAGGGAGCTCTTTATATAG
- the dph2 gene encoding diphthamide biosynthesis enzyme Dph2: MTIRIDEKRIFEIIEQRKPRSVALNGPEGLMSKLQDAADHITEKFGIEAYVIGDTCWGSCDLNTHAADMLGADILFNIGHTIAMETFGEKLIMIGAFDDISFDSVATKCAKGLQGKYKTVSLLTDSQHLHQIESVKKIFEDHGYNVIIGRGKGQLRDAQVFGCEFYPAYNIQKQVDAYIFLGQSVFHSASVAMSTEKPTFMLDPYFEEYSQVNEFAQGMQKRMILSIYKALDAEKIGIIIGLKEGQFAHVRALELKKEFEKLGKKVQMIALTEITDDRIQVFKGIDAFVQVACPRIATDNHFKKPMLSVPQAQALLKLLRKEPIEDFLKVQHWL, encoded by the coding sequence ATGACGATAAGAATAGACGAAAAAAGGATTTTTGAAATAATAGAGCAGCGAAAGCCAAGATCTGTTGCGCTCAATGGGCCTGAAGGCCTGATGTCAAAGCTGCAAGACGCAGCCGACCATATCACAGAAAAGTTTGGCATCGAAGCCTATGTCATCGGCGACACTTGTTGGGGCTCGTGTGATCTCAACACCCATGCGGCAGACATGCTTGGCGCAGACATCCTGTTCAACATCGGCCATACCATAGCAATGGAGACCTTTGGCGAAAAGCTGATCATGATCGGCGCTTTTGACGACATCAGCTTTGATTCGGTCGCGACAAAGTGCGCAAAGGGGCTGCAAGGGAAATACAAGACAGTATCGCTCCTGACAGACAGCCAGCACCTCCACCAGATAGAAAGCGTGAAAAAGATATTCGAAGACCACGGCTATAATGTCATAATCGGGAGGGGCAAGGGCCAGCTCCGCGACGCGCAGGTGTTTGGCTGCGAGTTCTATCCTGCCTACAACATTCAAAAGCAGGTCGATGCCTACATCTTTTTGGGGCAGAGCGTGTTTCACTCTGCAAGCGTGGCAATGTCGACAGAAAAACCGACGTTCATGCTCGACCCGTACTTTGAGGAGTACAGCCAAGTAAACGAATTTGCGCAGGGCATGCAAAAGCGCATGATACTCTCAATATACAAGGCACTGGACGCAGAAAAGATCGGGATCATCATCGGCCTCAAGGAGGGCCAGTTCGCCCACGTGCGCGCGCTAGAGCTAAAGAAAGAATTTGAGAAGCTGGGCAAGAAGGTGCAAATGATCGCGCTTACCGAGATAACGGACGACCGAATACAGGTGTTCAAGGGCATTGACGCCTTTGTGCAGGTCGCCTGCCCTAGGATCGCGACCGACAATCACTTCAAAAAGCCGATGCTGTCCGTCCCTCAGGCGCAGGCGCTCCTCAAACTGCTCAGAAAGGAGCCTATAGAAGACTTTCTCAAGGTTCAGCATTGGCTATAG
- a CDS encoding sulfite exporter TauE/SafE family protein, producing MEEAEIFFFISALIAEIIGTMAGFGSSTIFLPLALLFVDFETAIILTAIFHLFGNIGRITFFRQGFDKRIILQFGVPSVLLSLLGAILMGVFPQPLLKLILGVFLIVTSGSFLARPGLKFPANTGTFIAGGSITGFITALVGTGGALRATMLQGFNIEKVKYIATAATIALATDVTRIPVYISQGFLTEQYYVHIPILFGIALAGSFIGRRMVKRINQELFRRIILVAIILVSIKFIIDGFLILYLVVSYFD from the coding sequence GTGGAAGAAGCAGAGATATTTTTCTTCATATCTGCACTGATCGCTGAAATAATAGGAACAATGGCCGGCTTTGGCTCGTCAACAATATTTCTTCCACTTGCACTATTGTTTGTTGACTTCGAGACAGCTATAATTTTGACAGCAATATTTCACCTGTTTGGCAACATTGGAAGGATAACGTTCTTCAGACAAGGCTTTGACAAGAGGATAATTCTTCAGTTTGGGGTGCCAAGTGTGCTTTTGAGCCTGCTTGGCGCGATTCTGATGGGAGTATTTCCACAGCCTTTGCTAAAGCTCATTTTGGGCGTTTTCCTTATCGTAACGTCAGGTTCTTTCTTGGCTAGGCCGGGACTAAAGTTCCCTGCAAATACCGGCACGTTCATAGCTGGAGGAAGCATCACCGGCTTTATCACAGCATTGGTGGGCACAGGAGGAGCCTTGCGAGCAACCATGTTGCAAGGATTTAACATTGAAAAAGTAAAGTACATAGCGACTGCCGCGACAATAGCTCTTGCAACTGATGTAACTAGAATTCCAGTCTATATTTCGCAGGGCTTTCTGACAGAGCAGTATTATGTGCATATTCCCATCCTCTTTGGCATAGCGCTTGCCGGCTCTTTTATAGGAAGAAGGATGGTCAAGAGGATAAATCAGGAATTGTTCAGAAGAATCATATTGGTGGCGATAATACTGGTAAGCATCAAGTTCATCATTGATGGATTTTTGATCTTATATCTGGTTGTATCTTATTTTGACTGA
- the rtcA gene encoding RNA 3'-terminal phosphate cyclase — translation MTEEPVRIDGSQGEGGGQILRTAVSLSGVTGKPVEVTNIRARRQNPGLRPQHMTGIKVIADLFHADVENLKVGAEWIKFAPSERFEGGSVKVDIGTAGSIPMILMAVVPAVSLSGNSLEIEVTGGTDVRASPTIDYVKYVVAEAYRSIGIKFSADVLKRGYYPKGCGIVRSIIEPCRAPGTMELLTTRDVPPKITSVCGQLPRHVAERQISSAMIALEKKGIRCSNYSASIETSVSPGSSILIYSASDFGPFVGGDSIGELGKRAEAVGTEAAERYLESTLAQAPVDPFLADMLVLPLALAKGRSKYRVARATEHLRTNLQVASQMVGCRYRIEQQQKGNNTYVVTIEEKVS, via the coding sequence TTGACAGAAGAACCGGTCAGGATCGACGGCTCGCAGGGCGAGGGCGGCGGCCAGATACTGCGCACCGCAGTTTCGCTTTCCGGGGTGACCGGCAAGCCTGTCGAGGTGACCAACATCCGCGCCAGGCGCCAGAATCCCGGCCTGCGGCCGCAGCACATGACTGGCATCAAGGTGATAGCCGACCTTTTCCATGCAGACGTTGAAAACTTGAAGGTGGGGGCGGAATGGATCAAGTTTGCGCCATCAGAAAGGTTTGAGGGCGGCTCAGTCAAGGTCGACATCGGAACGGCCGGCAGCATACCTATGATATTGATGGCAGTCGTGCCGGCGGTCTCGCTCTCTGGTAACAGCCTAGAGATCGAAGTCACCGGCGGCACCGACGTCAGGGCAAGCCCTACCATCGACTATGTGAAGTACGTCGTGGCCGAGGCGTACCGGAGCATCGGGATAAAATTTTCCGCAGATGTGCTAAAGCGCGGCTATTACCCAAAGGGCTGTGGCATAGTGCGATCGATCATCGAGCCCTGCAGGGCACCCGGCACGATGGAGCTCCTGACCACAAGGGACGTGCCGCCCAAGATCACGAGCGTGTGCGGCCAGCTGCCGCGGCACGTGGCAGAGCGGCAGATATCCTCTGCCATGATCGCGCTTGAGAAAAAGGGGATCCGCTGCAGCAACTATTCCGCGTCTATAGAGACGTCAGTATCACCGGGCTCTTCGATCCTGATCTACTCGGCGTCCGACTTTGGGCCGTTTGTAGGCGGCGACTCGATAGGCGAGCTTGGCAAGCGCGCCGAGGCAGTGGGCACCGAAGCAGCCGAGCGGTACCTGGAGAGCACACTTGCGCAGGCGCCGGTGGACCCGTTCCTTGCAGACATGCTCGTGCTCCCGCTTGCGCTTGCAAAAGGCAGATCGAAATACAGGGTTGCCAGAGCGACGGAGCACCTTCGCACGAACCTGCAGGTCGCAAGCCAGATGGTTGGATGCAGGTACAGAATAGAGCAACAGCAGAAGGGCAATAATACCTATGTCGTCACGATAGAAGAGAAGGTTAGCTAG